The following are encoded in a window of Osmia bicornis bicornis chromosome 15, iOsmBic2.1, whole genome shotgun sequence genomic DNA:
- the LOC114876038 gene encoding uncharacterized protein LOC114876038, with amino-acid sequence MGRRQRSSQPRRKAQYTSTHQQPQCCYPVLSHCCVADTDPRYCWWHGCVALPRFLFPSLHTTPLRRHAVRPSPLLAPKRGANTNVTKMELEYNGGTAARDRERVVSSRANGTKKEEKMAARERQKRRRTARSNFIASSSRCSRASA; translated from the exons ATGGGCAGACGGCAACGGTCTAGTCAG CCCCGACGCAAAGCGCAGTACACCAGCACCCATCAGCAACCACAGTGCTGCTACCCGGTGCTGAGTCACTGCTGCGTTGCCGATACAGATCCAAGGTATTGCTGGTGGCATGGTTGTGTAGCGTTGCCACGTTTCCTGTTTCCCTCCCTTCACACCACGCCCCTGCGCCGACACGCTGTGCGTCCATCCCCGCTTCTTGCCCCAAAACGAGGAGCAAACACGAACGTAACAAAGATGGAGCTAGAATATAACGGTGGAACTGCTGCAAGAGACAGAGAAAGGGTAGTAAGCTCGAGAGCGAACGggacgaagaaagaagagaaaatggCGGCCAGAGAAAGACAGAAGAGACGTCGCACAGCGCGTTCAAATTTCATTGCATCAAGCTCACGGTGCTCTCGGGCGTCTGCTTAA